CCTTGTACCAAGCCCGATTCTCTTTCCTGCTCTCTAAGAAACTTAGCACGTCCTGCAGCAGAGTGAAATTAGTAATAATTTTCACAATAAAATAAACACCAAGCTAATAACCAGAAGTTCAACCAACACTAACCTGTCCCATCCTGTCCCAGTAGCCTCGACAACTTGCGATGAATACATTAGGCTCAAATATGGTATAAAGGTGATTTATCGTACTCGTAAGCTGCTCCTTCAATGGCTGCATCTTACACCTTATGTCCGATTCTATGACATTCTCCTTGGAATCTTGTAAAATTTTCTTCAACTTTGTGCTGTTCTGCAGCTTCGTCTGAAGCAGGAACGATGATATTTGTTAAGTAGTCAGTGTATGGCTCTTAGTTTGAAAGATAGATAAATGCAGAATTTGACTGGAGCTACTTATGCATTTCTCAATTATGGGTATCGTTTATGAGTTTTCTTTAAGAAATGAATGACATAGATGTTGAAGCAGCCGCATAAGATCAGCATAACGGAGCCTACTGTTAATGGCTAAACTTTCAAGATGGAAAATTAATGGTTGACAGAGCCTACGAGTCCACACTTTCCTCGAATAACATGGAAATATTATCCAGATTAACACAGTACCCTCACAACTCATCCAATGTCATTAACAATTTCGCATGggagagaagaagaaaacagaTTGCTAATTACATCATGTGCAGTGATGTTATCCTGACCAAACACTTTACTCTCCGCTCCATCCAACTAGGTAAAAGAAAGATCTTCTTCATCAAACCTTTTATACTAGTTTCTGAAGTTTCACCATACTTTTATTGCTAAAATCTCATCAGAAGAATCACATAATCAGTTGAAACGTTTCAGTAAGCAGTGACTAATATATATAGAGAAGTGCATTATCTGTGTGGATTCCTTTTAAGTTTTAGATTTAACCAAAATGTAGAGCAAACTTACATTTTCCGCAAGCTTCTCAATGACTGCCTGCACATAATTTCTGAATTTAGATCGAAGCATCACAGTCACCTCACTCAGGCGCTCTCCAGGGGCGGTGTTTCCTCCTTCAGGGATACATGAACCCCAGGACTTAAACTGCTGCTCTATTTTTGGGCGAAGAATGTCCAGCATCCTCTTCATTGAATTCAAAAGAATGCCCAGCTGAAAGAAGGAACATGCTTCAGgtctaaatatataaaatataaatgtgATGAACGGCAGAAAAACAAGGATGCTTACATCTTCTGGCACATTATATGGGCAAACTGATCTTTTGGCAAGTTTTTGCACATATTTGAAGCCAAATTTCTTGGGTGTCAAATTCTCCTTTAACGGGGACAAGACATCTGCATATTGCTTCTCCAGTGCATCCAAAATTGCTTTCTCAATATCAGCAATGGCCTTTATATATCAAGAGACATAAAAAAAAAGTGTAAActataaaacaaaataatagtttcaaacaaccaaaaaatgaataaaatataagaTGAACAGCAATGTGCAACAACAGCCCGTATGTTACTGCCTATTTGATTCCTTTATCTCAATCTCTCTTCACTTCCCGGAGAAAACGAAAATGAAGCAAGgagaaaaatgaaaatcaattaaaatcCCAACATCATTAAGTTTCTTTGCTTTTCATACAATGTTTCCATGGTGAAGTCTAAATATACCAGTCCTCTTCagcaaataaataaatcatttgGCACTGGCAAAGACTATATGCTGGTATACCCACACTGGGCATGAGAGTATTGGGGAAGTGAAGTTCAATTACTACTGTTTCACTGTCAATTTAGTCCGTTAATGAATCCTTTTGACAGTTTATAATGGTGAGGTAAAAAGAAATGCAACAGGCTTTTCAGCAAGTATGGAGCGACTGCCTACAATAGTATATTCTCACGCAGAGTAGTAAAAGAGAAACAAGAATAATCAGGGCATACATTCTCCAATACAAATGTGTACTCCGGCCACCGGCAGATGATGATCACATAGTCATTAAGAGTTTCTTTCAGGCGCTCGTACATTTCATCAACAAAAGGGGTTGTTGAATGCTGTGTTTTCACTCCCGACCATTTCACCTGTGAGATAATGGAGTTTATTCAGCACCAATCAAGAAGAATGAAGGATGGAGAAGACATGCAGAAAGTGAAAACCAATGATAACCAATTCCTAGATTAACTTGAAGCAGAACTAAGAAAGCTGTCAGTACCATAAAGAGTCAAATTTTTCTCTCCATCTAAGCAAGCAAAACATGGCCCATCTTGATAAGTTCTTTCCATCCCATTGCTAAATGTAAGAATTAGCCAatctcataaaaaaaaatcaaaaaaatctaGACCTTAGTTGTTATCAAGGCCTGTTTAGTTGCTAACATTTTTACATTGCATCTGGAAAGCAGCAAGTTGAAAACTTTCACACTAAGAACTTCCCTCCAAATTAAACCTGCAAAGAGTGCATGATTTTTACACACTcttcttattttaaaatttcattttccTCTCAAACACCCACATGCAAGAAAATGAATCTGAATCTCCTTACTGCATTGAAATTTTTTTCAAGATAAAGTGGTCTAGCAACTATCTTGATATACAATGAAGACAATGTTTTCAAGCTCCTCCTATGCTTCTGTTATGATACGGAAAATTAAGAAGCCTAATATGGATTTTAACGTCTTGACCCTTTGATTCCTGGATACCATCCAGCCTGTGCCTACATTGCAAGTTTACATGCAAAACGCAGCATAATATAGAAGCTACAAGCATATATAATCAAAAGGCATTGACCAGCTTAATCCAAAAGATTAAatgcaaataataataattaataaaaagaaaatagcaCAGTGAAATATTATGCAAGTCGGATGCTAAGTTTGATGCAAACGAATTGCTGTCCGGAAAAATAATCACACCAAACACATAGATCATATGAGATGGTTCATCTTAATGGAGGGATATTAGGGCCAGACCAGAAAAGAGTAGATACACCAATTTAAACAGTGCCTGTGAAAGCCTTAGTTAGTACCTTATCCAGCTTGCAAGATTCCAGCAAAGAGAGCCGCTTATCCTGGATCCACAGGATGATATACAAATGGAACAACTCTTTCGCATCAACTCCTCCTTTAACGGGTCTGCACAGGTCGTTTCACCAAAAATTACAACATTTAGCATATAGATCTTATGCATTAAAAAGTGCACCTATGAGGCAAGACTTACTTGATATTCCAGCAGGCAAGATCCCTCTGAAAATCTGCTGTTGCAATGACAAGATCAGTCACATGGGGAGAAGGGCCAGCAGGAGGGCAAGCGATCAGGAATGCACGCAATCTGCAGCAAAGTTCTGCACTATATATGGCTGAAGAAAGGTTTGGCAAGTCTATGAAGCTGCACACAAAGAATTGAAAACATCGAAGCAGTTAGGAATGTTGCAAGAGATGACAACTAACggaaaaaaaaacatgataTTGGACTCGTTGACTGTACAAGAAATGCACCTAAGACTTGTCAACAAGAAAATGCTTAGTGGTTTTATGCAAACACACATGTAAAACATAAGCATGAGAGAAAGGGGGTTAGAAGAAGAGGGAAGGGGGAGGACGGAGGATCATGTCTGTTAAGAAGAACGACTTCGGGTTTGCCAAACCATACAGAGAGACAATAGTCCATTccagtgttgtcaaaggcgGGCTTTAAGCGTGCTTAAACCCTaaagcgaggctcaaaacgtgttTAGCACTTCGCCTTGCTTTATGTGCGCTTCAATgtggtcatcaaggttctaaggcaaacttttccttgccaatgagcctcttttgaagaactttacactaaacaattgatatttcactttatcataccttttttaaatttctttggtcatatatttgtcattcatgtttataattattggtcttggactaaacatatatatttgtatcttttCTCCCTTTgcaccttttttcattaaagcccacactttatttgtgctctgcgcttaaagccccaatggaccttagagcttttttgcacttttcgcctttgataacactggtcCATTCCTCAGTCAACTAAGACATTAAATACCCTTCTGCAACCCAGGACTAAACATCTTATGCATGGACAACATGGGGCCCAACATTATGTAAAATTTAGTCAACCAATGAGAAAGATTGACCAATCTCATAATACGCTATTTCATATCACATGCCCTCTAACTTGAATTCCTAGAATAGGTGGATAgtctggctctgataccatgtcaAGAAAATAGACTCTAAGCCTAACACAACCTCAAAAGTTAGCATAGGAGGTGAAGGATTGCTCAAGACATGGAAACAACACATTCCCCTTAACCAATGCATGACACTTAACAATGTGAAAGTTTTGTCAAATAAGTCAATTCACTTTACCATCTTCACATATATGATTTGAGCGATGTGAGTAACAGCCTGTGCAATACTAATCAATCTTAAAATGTTTACTTAAGACATATAATAGCCTCAGTATAGTTCAAAATCAGAAATACCTTGGAAGTATATTTTGATTGTGGATCTCTATGTCAGTAAAAATTTCATTTCTAATGTTCATACAGAGTGATTTCATTTTTTGATAAGCAGTAGACACGGTAACAGCATCCATCAAGAGTCCTTCATTATTCCCGCTGACATATTCATCCGTCTCTGTCAAGTGCCGTCTTGATCTTTTCTTAGCAGCAGCCTGTGCAATCAAATATTTATGCCAAAAACTGCAGATAAAAACAGATGATATGTAGAGATGTGTGCCAGCTTCCAGACCTGAAAATAGCTGTACAGTGTGTTCTGAGTTTCAGGAGATAATATGTCATGAAGTAGAGAAAATAGTTTAACAGCAGGCTCCAATGCAGGTGGTACAACTCCAGTAGCTGGTTTGAAGACATCCATTATCCCCTGTGGTGTTGACTCATCCAAAGACTTGTAGTTTTCAAAAACCAATGCAAAGATCTGTTCTATCTGGTCCTCAATTTCCCCCAAAATACGATTCTGTAAGTAGCAAGCAACGCTGTGCAATGTCAGTACTTACGAGAGATATGTGAGCAAATTGTAGACAATTCTTTTATAAAGAAACACAGACGTAGAAACACAACTTTTTTCAAGACAATGAAGTCACAGAATAACTTGGAATCTTTTTGAAACTCATAATAACTTGGAATCTTAAAGACACAAAACAGTATCAATGTCCAATCTGCAATATGGAATATATCAGATTCAATTTGTTGTTACCTCTTGATGACTAAGGGTGCTCTTAGAACGGCCCTTCATTATAACAGGTAACAAAAGATCATGCACAACTGTAAGACAATCAGCAGTTGGTGTTGCCACATCCATGACATAGGAAAGGTACCTGCACAATTGATGTTGCAAAATAATTGTGCACATAATAAGAAAGTGGATAACTCCTCCAGCACCTAAAACAAGTAGATGTAAATATATCGGACCTTAATCTAGTGTATGCATCAGAAACTCCATAGTATGATGCAAATTCAGTGAGTAACCATTTCCATGGACCATGTAGTGTCAAATTTCTTTGTTGGAATTGTTGAATCTTCATTGCAACTTCGAGTACCAGGTCATAAGCAACAGTTTCTGCAACTGAACCACACTATGATAGGAAGAAACCAAAAAAGTGTCAGATAACAGAAATTCATTTTGTGAGTATGCTTTTATTTTCTCCCAATACTATTTGAGTAGGGGATGTCACAGCAAATCATTTTATGGACAGACAATAAAAGTCATTATAAATTTCCACAAAGGTGAGTCAATGACAAAGAGGTCCCGGAAATATCATTTAAATATGCAGTCACAGGAAATGAATAAGTCAGCTTCATATCATCGTGATTAAATGAGGGGGGATGAAATGACAAACAGACACGCCCAATATCCACGAAAGTCCACAAATACTGATTCGACAAAGCTTATCTTGCATTCTTATTGGCTCTTTTCCCCTCTCCAAAATACAAACTTCAGATGCAATTCAAGAAGCATAATTACATGAAGCCAATGCAGAGAAACAATTCTTTACTCTTCCTTCAGTTGTAGAAATGCTTGTAAAGATGACAAACTCACCTTAAGATGACTATTTTCATCAAATGCTGTTGAGTAATTAATAAAGAGTTGCACTTTGCCAACAAGCTCGTGTTCTGGTTCACGATAGACAGACCACCACCGAAGTTTCTCACCCTGAATGGAACTTTACTGTAAGAACCATGAGCTAACTGAAGCAATAATTCTAGTTGATAACTAAGTTGAATTCAAACAGGTTTACCGGTTCTTCAGCAATGGTGGCAACTTGAGCAAGGACACGGCCATAATGCTTTCCGTTGGAATCCAGGACTTCAACAATTAGGTCATCTCCAAGACTATCTGGAAAGCTGTAACGATGTtcacatcaacaacaacatacgcAGTGAAATCCCCAAgtgaggtctggggagggtagaatgtacgcaggcattacccctacctcgtggaggtagagagggaCAGAGGGTACAATGTTCACATTACAATCCAAAAATTATAGCAGTTATTCAGAGACAAAATATGCATTTAACAGAATTCAATAGAAAGAAAATAGGATGACGGACGAGGAAAAACTTACAAAATGTGGGTTTCGCCTGATCCAGGTTGCATTTTAATAGCATCCTCTTCCGTTGAACTTTTTAGTCGTAAGAAACAATAGTATGTCTCTGATCACATATTAGGTTTCATGGGTGAGATAACATGTAGtaaatacaatcattatattaCATAAGTTTTAGTAGAAATAAAGTGCCTCTATGGTCGCAGATTTTCTTGCCACTTATGCCCTTGTAAAGTGAGAGAGTATGAAAAGAGAATGAGGATTAAAGAAAGGTCAAGAACATACAATTTTCTCATAAGACCAATTATTTTAAACCAACTGTTTACTGAGAACAGTGTAACAACTTGAACTGCAATTTATTTCGTTTTTGCATTTTTAGTCTTGTTAGCTTGTTAAGATCAATTAATATTGtaaaaaatatctgtgggcaaGCAGACCAGGACACCATGGCTATAAATAGAATCAGAAATCATCTCCAATTAAATTTTGCATTGCAGGTCTCTCAGATATGGCAGCTATTTTGAACATCACGGGGTTTTAGTGGGTTATGTTTGGCAGTTCCTGCTCCCTACAACCTTCTAAACTATTGTAGCAGCCCAggaatggaaaaaaaaataagcaaAGTGGTGGAATACCATCCTTGATAGCGTTTTGTAGGAAATATGGGAAGAGAGAACTCAAGATGTTTAGAAGACAAAAACAGCTCCACCAGAAGATCAAAATGAACTGTTTTTTGCTATAATCATTTTGGTGTAAAAAAAGAATATGTAAATGATGAGGTAAGTATGATAGGTTTCATTTCATAGAGGCCCTACAGGCGAAGGACAGGGATACACAGTTATTTTTTGGGGGGTTTCAAGAATTTCTGTTTAGGCAGTCTGGGCTACTGATGTAAATACTATTGCAGCAGTTACTTTGTGCTCTTTCAATACAATTATTCCCTCCTTAAAAAAGCATATCACCGTAAATAATTCATTTATACAGTAAAACATGACTAATCACACAATAAACAGAAGTATTTAGTCAACTTGGTTAAATGATGTTAAACAAGAATGAATCTCTCACATACTACAAAAGTCTATGAATGTGTATCTGGTACTTGATAATTAAGGAAGATTAACATGTCCATATTGTAAGTGAAACAACTATTTCCAATGGATGGATTGTTGATAAT
This region of Solanum dulcamara chromosome 9, daSolDulc1.2, whole genome shotgun sequence genomic DNA includes:
- the LOC129902393 gene encoding uncharacterized protein LOC129902393, whose protein sequence is MFTEGLDNNALKWVREGSGQQTKEVPYSISSQRSRIDPIGSMRKGGRNVGLPPPSKFRSGHLSGVIPISRVIPGDLDESASVSDNDMITDSEEEVYGGRYSLDSSPHDDRVPSTTAATQRYYNLPPRRGAVQYASDSMLSDDVSSSMETLGRGRGYVVDRLMRGTNRYPIGSSVYTEEESSDSAASSEFSSTQVGTNNGTVPRSTNYASEGYASSIPSKLNTGNKTQKDMISGNLQKKVASDEDVPSAPPFCSSAAEIKEADERIPASRTVNVQSMAEDCGLSTKADSNISSGINHQAKVPNHSDSPVRTTAPPAESGGPMGSYPARLPTFHASALGPWHRVLAYDACVRLCLHAWARGCIEAPMFLESECALLRNSFRLQQVLLQSEEELMANRSSELPKEAAAPKPKQMVGKMKIQVRKVKMGLDPPTGCSFSSLKTPKIKIESVRYHLSNMRSSISSGWRAIRKVHFAPRVPANGSFSRQSLAYMQASTQYIKQVSGLLKIGVTSLRSSPSSYDVVQETYYCFLRLKSSTEEDAIKMQPGSGETHIFFPDSLGDDLIVEVLDSNGKHYGRVLAQVATIAEEPGEKLRWWSVYREPEHELVGKVQLFINYSTAFDENSHLKCGSVAETVAYDLVLEVAMKIQQFQQRNLTLHGPWKWLLTEFASYYGVSDAYTRLRYLSYVMDVATPTADCLTVVHDLLLPVIMKGRSKSTLSHQENRILGEIEDQIEQIFALVFENYKSLDESTPQGIMDVFKPATGVVPPALEPAVKLFSLLHDILSPETQNTLYSYFQAAAKKRSRRHLTETDEYVSGNNEGLLMDAVTVSTAYQKMKSLCMNIRNEIFTDIEIHNQNILPSFIDLPNLSSAIYSAELCCRLRAFLIACPPAGPSPHVTDLVIATADFQRDLACWNIKPVKGGVDAKELFHLYIILWIQDKRLSLLESCKLDKVKWSGVKTQHSTTPFVDEMYERLKETLNDYVIIICRWPEYTFVLENAIADIEKAILDALEKQYADVLSPLKENLTPKKFGFKYVQKLAKRSVCPYNVPEDLGILLNSMKRMLDILRPKIEQQFKSWGSCIPEGGNTAPGERLSEVTVMLRSKFRNYVQAVIEKLAENTKLQNSTKLKKILQDSKENVIESDIRCKMQPLKEQLTSTINHLYTIFEPNVFIASCRGYWDRMGQDVLSFLESRKENRAWYKGSRIAVSILDDTFASQMQQLLGNSLQEKDLEPPRSILEVRSMLCRDASNNKGSTYYY